GCAGGACGGGGGTGCTCATGCGTCGCCCTCCATACGGGTTCTGATGGCCTCGGCCTGGGGGTCGAGCCGGTTCGCCGCGTGCCGCGAGTAGAGCCAGGCGATGAGGAAGGTGGTGAGGAACTGGCCGAGGCCGAGGACGAGGGCCACGTTGATGTTGCCGAAGAGCTTGGTGCCCATGAAGCCGCCCGCGTAGTTGGAGAGCAGCACGTACA
This is a stretch of genomic DNA from Streptomyces sp. R44. It encodes these proteins:
- a CDS encoding DUF485 domain-containing protein; the encoded protein is MATEAPPPPRKDTETEHGPASPTTEQFVEVQEGAEFGELRRTYRSFAFPLTLAFIAWYLLYVLLSNYAGGFMGTKLFGNINVALVLGLGQFLTTFLIAWLYSRHAANRLDPQAEAIRTRMEGDA